The Elaeis guineensis isolate ETL-2024a chromosome 3, EG11, whole genome shotgun sequence region TCTcttgttttaattaatttatttttttgttgctGCATAATTCAAAGAAACATCAAAATGTTTCAATTTAAAACAGTAATTGCAGTCTAATCCCCTGGACAAGAGTGTGCTTCAAAGTGAGGACCTCGAACCCTCGTTTTTCTAATGGGCATTAAATGTGTATCAGCCTAAAGCACAATGCATGAATAATATCCATCAACATGATAACCTCAAGCAAGTCATTTATCCACGCGAGTAATATTACACTGTAAACAGGTAAGAACCAGTATGTAAGATTGATGATGCTTAGATAAACACCTAAGGTTACTTTTAAAATTCAAGATGATGTAAACATGTCTGCCATGAAATTTGTCAAGTTCCTCCACTTCATGCATTCATTTCCTAGTAGCTCAGAAACTATGACACCACACCATATCAAATGCAGTATTTTTGCTTCCATGTCTGGCAGTGTTTCTCAAGCTCATTCTCATTCTGTAATAATTCACAAAAGCCCTGCAAAACCAGGAATTTTTGCTTTCCGGAAAGTAAACAAAAGCAACTGCAATTATTTACTTCATTATGCTCAAGGAATTCCATTATGTGACCCCACTTCTCTGAAAATAGTTTGGTTCCAATTACGGCTTTCTAATAAAAGTGAGTGACTTCAAGATTTTATTCAAGACAAAAAAAATTGTAAAACTTTGTCTAGTTATTCTTTTCATTGATACATCAAGATACCATATCTTAGATCCTTGTTCACCTATGCATTAAATTCATCTTAGTACTACGCATGGAGAATGAGTTCCTATTCTAGTcaatttttgttcttttttccCTTAAACCAAGCGGAAGCCTTAATTTATATTCTCATGCATGCCGCTGAtaatcaagttttttttttttttttttcaattaaaacAACCTTTAAATGTTTACTCACAACCTTCACCCATGATGGTTAGGTCAGCCCTTCCTTTTCATAGACCAGCCAATGGAGATTTAAGCACTTCCCACCTGGAGCATTCTTGTATCTTCATTCCACATGTCCCTATTATTTCACTATATTCTCCATCTCTGTCCTTGGCTTCACTCCTACATGTCCTCAGTAGTCTCAATGTACCAAACCTCGAATCCATCCTCATAAAAATAAGTAGCACTGCAGTctggcttttttttttctcatcattCACTAAAACATACTTGTACTGGTTGGTGAATTCCTATCTGGTTACTTTAGCCCAGATCCTTAAATCttcataaagaacaaagatcaagATAAAGATGAAACAAGAAAAACACAAACATATATCATTAAGCTAGCTGCTGATAAGCAAGTAGAACATACATATGGTTAATAACCAGAAATATCAGAATCATATGGTTTGTAAGACTTATTTGTTCATGTACTGCCATAAACAGCTCCACCTTCTTTGTCCATAAACTCATGAACACTGTTTCCTCCAATTTTTTCCTCTGCTTGCGTACCATATGCACATATGTGCACACTTGCAAAGAGACCGTCATTGTCAAAATGAGAAGGGTATGGACCTGTAACAGTGATTGAGTCTCAGCTTTTCGGTCCTATCTTGAAGGCAAATCATTAAATCCTCTTCTGTTTATAATGCAAATTGAAAAATTTCATCTCAGGGATATGTGTATAAGTTGTTGTGATATCAGGTCTTTCTTCATATCATGAACCATCAGGAACCTTGCTTCCTTTAGTGCTTCAATACCAGTGAACAATTTCAACAAGACACCAGGAGCAACTTTATGCAACCCTTGGTAGATCTGTTCCTTGCTCGCTAAAGATTACCTCCTAAGGTCATAGTCAGCCAAGTGGACGTTTTCAAGATATGGATATGTATTCTACCATGCCATGCAGGCAATCCACAAAATATATACACTAGGGGTTCAAAACTTTGCCACCATTCACAAATTTGCCCCTCTAATGATGCTCGTACAGTTGGACCCACCTCTTCAGTTGCAACATAATATTCCAATATGAATAATCTTCCATGTCCTCAATTAAATCTTGAAGGGTCGACTTTCAAACTATGGTATATAAAATTTTTCTGGTGATTCTTTATTGAAATCTTGTGGAATAGAATTTTGTGCAACTCCATTCTACAATGAAAAGGAAGCTGAATAACAACTAAACATGGTTAACCATCAGATTTACTTGTTCTTGCTTCTTGCAGTTCCAAAGACACACGATACTCAGTGTTGTGAACCTCACAAGATAAGAGGCCAATTGAATTTCTTGTCCCCATGCTACACCATTACCATTTCATCTGCCTTCCTTCCTAAGAAAGAAGTTCTTTCTTATAACATGGATTCTTTGACTTTCAATCAACACAGATTTGTACTTAATGTATATCAATTTTACTGAACATTTGACCTATCTCCTACTAGAAAGCTCACATCCATAAAATTCCAGAGTGAGGCATAATGGACCCACAACACGAAGAAGACAGTGCCAATCATAGTATCCAAATGCTTTGCAACCTCTAACATACAAGTCAGGTACTTGCAAAACCCAAATACTGAAGATATTATTCAAATGCACATTGCATAAAAGACTATAGAACAGGCAATTACAGAAAGCATATAATCACAAGTATGTATAGCATGGAGTGTAAAGTTATAAGCTAAAACCATCACCATCATCATATTTACAAAGAAGTTCTAATAGCTGCACAAGGTAGAGTGTAATACCAATTTGCAATACTAAACATTCTCTTAGCCCAATATAAATCTATCACCAACGTTACAATGTAATATAAAGCAAGCAACAAGCCACAAATCCAGTAGTTACAAGGACGCAAGATATCTAAATACCACCAACCTAAGAGAAGCAAATCATTCTTAATTGCTATCAAATTCACAACAATTGAACCGACAAATATAATAAAATCAAGTAAAGCAGAGAATTTAAAACTTCAAGCATACATTTATGAGTCCCCAAGTTTATTGCTGCAAGAAGGAAGAAGTAGTACCAAGTTGCAAAAGAAATATCCCTACAGCCAAACCAGCAGAACCAACGACTGCACATTTTCCCACCTAAGCAACCAGTATGCTCTGCCATCCAACCTTGAGAAGCGCTGACCTAAAACTTGAAAGACCAAGGGAGATGACTTTTTAGAAAGAAAATTACACGGTCATAATTATTATACATTCGAGGATGTAGTTAAGGGTCAGTCTCCGGTACAACATTTCCAACCCGGCAGGCATAGATACCATAAACTCTGACCCATGCGTTTGCGCCGTGGTGCAACAACAGCTATTACGGCAAATGCATTGGAATCTCTTCCACTTTCAAGAAGGGAAGGCTTTGGAGATTACCCAGAAGCTCATCAGTAGCATCCATATCGATGTGGAAGCTCATCGGGTCCCCTCCATCCACCACAACACCAGCGCCACTGTCCGATCCCTTGGCTGCTTCGTTAATGTTAATGCCCCTGAACACCACTTGTTCGTTAACATCGGTGGTGGCGGCTTTTGCCCCGCTTCCCTCCCATGCCTCAGGGCCAGAGGTCCTCGGCTCGCTCCCAGTGCCACCCTTTCGCTCACCATCTGCAGCCCAAGTCCTCTTCTTTACGCCGCCGCCGACCTTCTTCCTTGCCATCTTCTTTTTGTTCCTCGCGGCCGGGGCCACGTTGTCCTTCTTCCCGCTATCCTCCGGTGGCTGGCCGTGCCCATTTGGGTTGTTGGGAGGCGGCTGCGAGGGGTGGTTTCCCGAGCAGGGGAACAGCGGATAGAAGGGCTTCCACCCGCTGGCGCTGTTGAGATCCGGGGCGCCGCCAAAGCCCGGCCCACCGGGAAAACCTAGGGGAACGAAGCCCCATGAGCAGTAGTACATGTTGGTGCCGGGGACGATGGGCGGTGGAACGGCGATCTCGGCGGCGGTGAACCCCCGACGGCAGGTCGGGCAGCGGAGGGAGCGGTTGAGGTAGGCGCGCGCGTATTGGTGCACATAGCAGCAGAAGGTGCAGGCGGTCCAGAAGGTGGCGTCGGCGGcggaggaggagaagggggagGGTTTGGAGGCGGCGGAGGCGGCGATGTGGAGCTCCGCGTCGAAAAGGGACTTCTTGGAAGGGTCGGAGAGGACAGACCAGGCGTCGGAGACGAGGTGGAAGGCGGCGTCGGCGCCGGGGGCGCGGTTGCGGTCGGGATGGAGGAGGAGGGCGAGGCGGCGGTAGGCGAGCTTGACGGCGGAGGGGTCGCGGCCGTCGGGGGAGGAGGGAAGCTGGAGGACCGCGTACCAGTCGACGTGGTTGTTGACGCGAAGCTGGGAGGCGAGGAGGACGTCTGCGACGGCGAGGATCTGGTCGACGCCGTCGACGAGGGGGTCTGCCTCCATCGCCCGCTCCGCAAAACGCTTGCTTCCGACGAGGTCACGGGCGGCGAGGAGCTTCTCTGCGATCACCATCCACCTCTCCGCCTCCGCCCGGCCTCCGCCGCTGGGATCCATTGCTTCTTCCAGCTCTCGCCGGTGGTGCGGCGAAATAACGAGACGAAATAGGCAAGAGGCTTGAGAAAAATGTAATGACGTAAAAGGACAAAAAACTCTCTTGAGTCTTGAATGACAGATGGGTTCAAACTTAATCGAGGAGGGTTATGGGGGTATTTTGGACTTTCTGCCAGCGGACCGTGAGTGATGTGCCCCTGGCCTTACGACGTGAATCGGATCACGTAATGGTTCCATTGGACAAGAAGTTGTTCTTGGCGATTAATAGGAAGCCACGTATAATATTTGGCAGCGCCGCAATTTGATAGGCCCTCCTTTAGTACGATCGAACAGTTTTGGTATGTAAAGCCTATTATCTGATCCTTTGCTTTTCATTCATTTTGTCCGAAGGTCCGTTGTCAGTGAAAACGTGCGGAGCGCCGCTTGTCGCACGACATGCTACCACCACCTGGAATATAGCGATTGGCTGAGATTAGTGGAGATTACGAGAAATTAGTGGTAAGACCATCCAGTTAGCAGCCATCAGTGGTAAGAACCATTCAGTTGTCAGCCAGTTGGTCATAAAGTGAAACTTTTCccaattcaaaattttcaaccaaacttgcataataatatattttttaataataaataatatgatgatttttttattaaatgatcCAATACATACACGATTGAACGGTTCTAACAAAACATTTTTCAGAGATTACACATAAATACAAGAGTCTGATGCTGCTAGGCTATTAGGTTACTATAGCATTGGTAGGTAAAAATTTTTGTTATTGATCGGCGCCCTTTAACATTTTCTTCTAAGCTGCCTTCAAGAATAATTGCCGCATTCTAAATCAGATGTGAACCACCAAATATAAAGTTTTTGATGTAGAATTGCCACACAagtaacaacacctcaagagagtttGAGATGTTTAAAGCATCCTCCACTCTTCGAAGGCATGTGTTTTAGTTTGATGTTTAATTATTGATGAGAATTGATTCGATCGATATAGTAGAATCATCGAATTCGATATGGATCATTTTGCTCATTATAAATAGGACTGGATGAGATCTAGAAGTAAGATTTGTCATATCAAAAAGTCAAGTCATAAGCCAAATTTTTGGAGGCTATAACTTGGTCATTCGATGTttgattttaataatattttttttttaaaattagataatttttgaaGATCTATTACATGACGCTCCTAGCAAtcgtatcaaaatttttttgtctGGGATTCGAAATGGATTaattaatccaaaaatttttttttcggaTAAGATTTTGATCTAGCATAGCTTCCAATTTCAGAAGAATTTGATAAAGCGATAGAACATAAAATTGATGTAGAAGTGGAGATCTACCTTTCTAGAGTTTTacctttttctaaattatttctacaaGACGCATCTATTTTAGATAAAAGAGTTCCATTAAAATTAGAGAAAGGAATCTGGCCCAATTTATGTAAGGGCCGACCTCATTATTTACAAATAGAGAATATGCaccatatttttaatcaataaaagaataaaaagaaagaaaaagaagtttaagccatgttttcaaaaaaattttctattttcttctatctttttcttttgtgaGATTCGAGTTGAGTGGTTGGAGAAAATTTTCCTTCTCGCATATCGGATCATGCACTCATTGAGTTAAGTGATGTACTAGAGGATTTGATGAGATAGTACGTGGACCTAAAATGCTGATCAATTAAAGATCTTgatttgctttggatgatggatgaCAATGGTCGAATCTTCAGTCCAATGCTAGAGAGTATTCAACGGGGGATTCTTTAATGTTGAAGTTAGAAAAATATGGGAGGTTCTAAGTAAGTCGCATAGAGATGATAACTCAAGGGCACAAAAAGCTTCAACTTAATGAGTTTAGGCCTAAACTCTAATTGACTTAACTTTTCTCCACTCGACTTGATTTACATTGAATGTCCTCCTGGAGTAGTTTATATAGAGGAGGGCTGGAGTCCATCGCGATGGAAGGTTAGGACATGTAGAGCAGCCATTTTGGATAATCGCTTACACGTTTGGAAGATATCTTAGGGATGATTCTCTTGTGCATCTCACGGTTATAAAAATCATTTTGCCATTATAAGCTAGTTACTGAGTAGGGGGAGATTGGAATATGTTCACATGCCTTCGGACTAGCCTTATGGTGAGAACTGATTGGCAAAGATGAATACTTTGTGGCAAACTCGTGGCAAGCTCTGATCGGTCAGTTCTACCACATCGACTGTAGTTAGTTTCGAGGTGTATCATTTCCAACCAATCAATTTGTCCATAatgtgatgattttttttaacaaatattGTTAGCCTTATTTACCATATGTGTTGTTGTATACCAATCCatgtttatatattatatttgttGAAACTATGTGCATGTATGCAGAATAAAGGTACAAATTATACATGCCAAAAATGGTAGATGCATGTGCAGCCAAGAGACACCCATAACAAGTGATCAGTTGTGGCTCTTCTTATCGGACAGGAGAGAAGGCGTATGGATTTAAAAATAGACATGGACATGGGTGATGCACATCTCTAATATCATAATGACGGTATCATGTGGGGGTGGTAATTTTTTACCTATCTCTTTCTTGGGGCAAGGAGTCCCAAATGATAATTAATGTTAATTAGGAGAATCAAACACTCAAATATCTCTCACTGATAAAGAAACCAAAAGCTTGGTCTCTCCCCCACGATGCGAACCTTAAACCTATTTCCATCCTttttatctctctctttttttttttcaaaaaaaaaaaaaaatctcgaaGAGTCCGTGTAAAAGGAAACTGGAAACCTTACAGCTGATCCCCAGTAAAGCACCTGCCAAACACTAGTGAATAGACAAGCAAGAGGAGATAAGGGAGTTAGGcatgaattttaattttcttttaatttagaaagaatttgagttgCTATATGTGGAATCTAAACATAAGAAACCCTGTTCACTATGATATTTGAGAAAATTTCTCACACCATAAGGAGAATCAAGGCTCAGGTCTCTATCCAGCAGCTATCAAAAAATCTCAACCATCAATGCCAACATCAAATCTATCTTCATCCTTTTTAATctctttatattaaaaaaaaaaaaaatatcttcaagcATCGCAGTGCAAAAGGAAACTGAgaatcttggatttttttttaaacaatcttaaatttattagataaaagGGAATTGGGGTATATTTATTAGATAAAAGATCGACGCAGGCTCTGATGATTCATAAATCTTACCCCTAATCACATGCATAGCACCTACCAAATACTAGTGAATGAAAACCAAGAGGAGATGAAGGGAGTTAGACATGGATTTGAATTTTTCTTTCAATCTTGAAAGAATTTGAGTCGCTTTATGTGGAAGCAAAAGATAAGAAACCTTGAGGATTCAAAATCCCTGAAGAACTGTTGTATATTAGGATGCCAAAAAGGTCCTTTATAGAAGCATAGTCGGCCAAATGACATGGAATACTGCATCATATACAATAAAGATACTGAAGTtgcaagcatttttttttttttgtaggggTTTATGCCCTTTCTTTGAGTTGCTAACAAAAGGTAACCATTGTGTTCTGACAACATGTAGTAACTGGTTGTGTAGAGTAAGGCTATTTGACAACCGGCAGACTGGAGATTTTCAGTTACTTGCAATGGCattatttgagattttttttttttttctttttctgggtGGAGAATGAGCATAGTAATTAAGAGTCAGTTGTGGAATGGTACAATTTTAAGATGTGCTCATGTTGTTTAAAGGAAACTGCCTATATAATTACGACCAGGATGCATTTGGCTCCCCTGATTACTGGACAGTTTGACATACTTCGTTGCTCTTTGATCTACTAATCAATCATCGAAATTAGGAGATTTCGAGGGAGCATTGCTGGAAACAGAAACTGCATTGCTTGAGAAAGAGGGTAATGGCAAGACTTTGTTTCACCAAAGTCAtgtaacttttcttttttttaatcttcctctATTAAGTGTAATACAATATATTTAAGATATCTTTCACTCCTGAGATTTCACTTAGCATGGTTCATCTACATGTTTGTGTTCACAAAGAGCTGGCTTCAGATGAATTTCAGCATTAATTTAAGTTGTTTTCTAATGGCTTATCTAACTATAAGTATCTCCATTAATTTGTTTAGTGTTCACTTGAATGTACTCCATAAACATGTATGTTGTGATATTTGTATTTTCTGAAATAACATATACTAATTTGCCAAAACTTGGTGCATTAGTAAAATAAAACTTTACAAAATCCGAAATAGGAATTTCTGTTTAGACTAGAATTTTCAAAGTTCATGATATACTTGTTCCACTTCACAATTAAAATTTCTGTTTTAAAAGCCTATTTCACAACGTTCAAGTGAGAATTTGTGGCAACTGTTTTTTCCAGGTAAagtttttattcatattattgcTTAGCAAATATAATACTGGTTCAGAAATTAGTTGgtgacatctttttttttttttttttttgttgtaatgTTCACTAGAACTTTAATGAGCATTTATATCATGGATAAAATCCTTAAAGGAAGCCCATCGATAACAAGTTACTGCCATGTGTTCTGGGATGGATTTACTTAACAGGGGACAAAGATTAATCTAAATATTCGTTCAGAGTTGCCAAATGCTTTTTCTAAACTTTGCAGGGACAAGTAGGAGAAGGAACTTATTAGCGTAGAAATATTCAAGTACTTATATCCATTTCTTTTTGCTGAATTATATGAGCAAGTGTACATTATTTTGACAATTTTAATGGTCCATCCACTAGTGTTGCATGCGTATCACGGTAACATCCAGATCCCTCAAACTGGAATTATATTCAAACCAAGCATTTGAAACTTCTTGTTTGTGCTATAGATTGCAAAGGTGCATCAGAACATCATGTTCGTACGATGCATCTGGCAAAAAGAGGAATTTAAAATTCACAACCATCACATAAAGAACCTCATGATTTTTTGCACCAAAAATTTTGTAGGTTTTGAAAAATGGATACTTTCTTCTTGACCATCTTTCTACTGCTTCCACTTCTTAATCTGCTCTTTGAATGTCAGGAATTTCTTTCAGAATCTTTTAGCTGTTGATGCAGTGGAGAAGCTTCAGCATTTTTGCTTCTGAACTTAATCATGGCTTTGTAATCTTCCATCTCATGTGCTTCTGATGGCAACCCCCTTTGCACTCTCAATCTCTTTAAGCTGCTTATCTGTGTGGAGTGCATCTAATTTCCAGAATGCATTTGCTTTGCTTACCTCTGCTTCTCGCTGTTGATCTTCTGCAATGGTGATGCGCCAATTTGCCAAGGCAGTTTCTTCATTAGCTTTCTCACGTAGTGCATGAAATTCTTCATGGGAGAGTACTACCATGTTGCGGTCCATTTTCGCAAGATTAGTTTGATAAATGGTAGCATTAACTGAGGCATCAAACGCTTCTATTTCCATGTTAATTAATTACCCTTTGTGTCATTTGCAAAGTTCCCAATGAGTGCCTTTCAAGGCCAAGCTCTTCTTTCAGCTTGGCTGGTGATTTATTTTCTTCTAATATCTCCACTCTGAGGATCTCCAGTTCTTTGCAATTTCTATCGATGTCTTCATGCATCTCTGCGATCGCCAATCTTGACTTGccctcttcatctttcttgatTCCGATGCTTTTGCTTGTGGACTCCAGTTAGCATTCGAGTGATGCAATAGAAGTAATTGCCATGGTGAGACCTGTCTTTTGTTCTCGAGAGGACCGACTGAAGCTTTTCGAGCTCATCAACAGTAGTCTTGGAGTCTAACCAGGATAGCATGATGCTTTCCCGAGCCttcttgatctcttctcttctcctggaCAATTCTTGCAATGTGGTCTCTGAGGCTTCATTATTAACTATTAGCTTTGCCGATCTTGCAAGACAAGCTTCCATCTTCTCTTTGCCAAGGTGCGATGATCATCAAAGAAACACGTCGCGAAGAATAGGCTTTTTCTATGCtcagtcctcaagtaagttggcACGTTCGCATAAAGTTCCATGCTGAATTTATCCTCCTAGTTGTGTATAATGGCTTTGTTAGTggatgcttttttttttggtttttcaaCAACTCAAGCCTGGAATTTAGTTCTTGTCAACTGTGTCTAAAAGTTTACTGACGACCAAATCAAGGTTATTGATCATCACTTCATTTAATAAATTCTTTATTCTGCtttctgttgggggatacccaccgaccgaccgaccgaccgactgtcggagggcccgaccggctggcggcccgaccgactaaccgacggcccgacgaacaactccgactggccgatcgtaagtcgggcggcaggccaacggacgccatcagcggctaaccacgcccattccacggtctattcccgaccgactgaacccagaggtccggtagccgattcacttgaagctcgccgactgacggaggagtccgacgccactctgctggccaccgaccttgggtcggccgactccaccaaccgccgtacggccgccagacgttgtcagctctgacacggacatgcggcacggttacctaggggcattgtcccgccgagagccgggtcaaccctggtgttTAGACGGCTACGCGgcgacatgatgttttcacggcggctctgacagcctacagtgagttgacagttcctcacttgtccgcgccattaatgacggcgccatgccgtgctccactgtatataccggggaaggcaacagtgcaagggatcgatccgcccgtctcttccacatacgcaggctcgctcctctctctctctctccccctcagagctctctgtctgcatttcactgttgcccagtcacctctctgacttgaccgtcggagggtccctgtcggagctgcctccggtcagtgcggacttccttttgcaggtgcacgcttcccggcgatcgggcgacgaggcgattggccgcaacagattggcgcgccaggaaggggtcaacatgacaaagacaagagctcaacgatcgagaatcactgggtcggcaaggcgttcttcccgccgggaagaggcctctccaccaccaccggcggcggagcctagctctccgcgccctgcagtgactacggaggcgcagattgcggccattgtacggcagatgaccgtactgaccgacgcagtcaaaagcctccagcaacaaccggcggctcgacctatgccttccaggagcagccgccgacggtcgcgtcgacccctgccgcctccaggcgagcactcccaacagcgctcccacggggaggaggagggtcgacctcggcgcgacgaccgacggtcccagcggccctctccttccccgttggaacgggcgaggaaggaaaagcggccgcgcacaccgtcggcctctccttcagagtcttccggaggctccactcctggggtctcccagcatcgacgagcggacgactacgagcgacggttcgaggagatcgaccgccgactcgcccaactgcagatggacggccagaagtcttcgaacgacgtcgacttccagaccgcccaacctctctccagactggtcctcgacgagccgattcccagtcggttcaagatgccgcacgtggagccctacgacggctccaccgacccagtcgaccacctcgagagctataaagctctcatgacaattcaaggggcaaccgacgctcttttttgcatcggtttccccaccacacttcgcaaggctgccagggcttggtactccggtcttcgattgggcagtatccattccttcgcgcagctcgagcactcgttcgtggcccattttagtaccagccgaaagccgccgcgaacgtcggatagccttttctccctcaagcagggggaaaacgagacgctccgacacttcgtggcgcgattcaacgcggccacgctcgaggtccgggacctcaacgaag contains the following coding sequences:
- the LOC105041393 gene encoding uncharacterized protein; translated protein: MDPSGGGRAEAERWMVIAEKLLAARDLVGSKRFAERAMEADPLVDGVDQILAVADVLLASQLRVNNHVDWYAVLQLPSSPDGRDPSAVKLAYRRLALLLHPDRNRAPGADAAFHLVSDAWSVLSDPSKKSLFDAELHIAASAASKPSPFSSSAADATFWTACTFCCYVHQYARAYLNRSLRCPTCRRGFTAAEIAVPPPIVPGTNMYYCSWGFVPLGFPGGPGFGGAPDLNSASGWKPFYPLFPCSGNHPSQPPPNNPNGHGQPPEDSGKKDNVAPAARNKKKMARKKVGGGVKKRTWAADGERKGGTGSEPRTSGPEAWEGSGAKAATTDVNEQVVFRGININEAAKGSDSGAGVVVDGGDPMSFHIDMDATDELLGNLQSLPFLKVEEIPMHLP